In the Nicotiana tabacum cultivar K326 chromosome 16, ASM71507v2, whole genome shotgun sequence genome, one interval contains:
- the LOC107812693 gene encoding LOW QUALITY PROTEIN: S-type anion channel SLAH3-like (The sequence of the model RefSeq protein was modified relative to this genomic sequence to represent the inferred CDS: inserted 2 bases in 1 codon): MHSIYISPLKPHLASPKRAGLNNISETILDVTDSTGTTQNKQPMCYSQTTTTLRGTMFPESPASRKLPSTPWRNPRINKLKDTRFDSFKTWSGRLERQISVLRGKSREREQELISRPSTETETIPVDRYFDALEGPEWDTLRASEEIILPEDRKWPFLLRFPISSFGICLGVSSQAIMWKNLATSASTNFLHMSLKANLGLWGISAALMAIISVVYALKIIFYFEAIRREYYHPIRVNFFFAPWIALLFLALGVPASVTQNLHTSLWYILMAPIFCLELKIYGQWMSGGQRRXSKEANPSNHLSIVGNFGGSLLGESMGLTEGPIFFFAVGLAHYIVMFVTLYQRLPTNETLPKELHPVFFLFVAAPSVASMAWTTIQGSFDHGSRISYFVALFLYFSLAVRINFFRGFKFSLAWWAYTFPMTGAAIATISYSLVVTNLVTKCLAIILCALSRLTLTGLLVTTIIHAFVLRDLFPNGISIAISERPIPTRKWYLGRSGSSDAKHIDQYHKYVDYSQGKGIEASLTHPNSFN; encoded by the exons ATGCATTCCATTTACATTAGTCCGTTAAAACCTCATTTAGCGAGTCCAAAAAGAGCTGGCCTCAATAATATCAGTGAGACTATATTAGATGTCACAGATTCTACTGGTACCACACAGAATAAGCAACCTATGTGTTATTCTCAGACAACAACGACGCTTAGAGGTACAATGTTTCCTGAATCTCCTGCAAGTAGAAAACTTCCCAGCACTCCATGGAGGAATCCCAGAATTAATAAGCTAAAGGATACAAGGTTTGACTCTTTTAAAACATGGTCTGGTAGACTTGAGAGACAAATATCAGTTTTGCGTGGAAAGAGCCGTGAAAGAGAGCAAGAGCTTATTTCTCGACCAAGTACTGAGACAGAAACTATTCCTGTGGATCGATACTTTGATGCCTTGGAAGGGCCAGAATGGGACACCTTAAGG GCTTCTGAGGAAATTATTCTTCCAGAAGACAGAAAATGGCCATTTCTTCTTCGTTTCCCTATTTCTTCCTTTGGTATCTGTCTTGGTGTTAGCAGTCAAGCTATAATGTGGAAGAACCTGGCCACTTCTGCCTCGACAAATTTCCTGCACATGAGCTTGAAAGCAAATCTTGGGCTGTGGGGCATATCTGCGGCACTTATGGCCATTATCTCCGTCGTTTATGCtctgaaaattattttctacTTTGAAGCTATTCGTCGCGAGTACTACCACCCAATACGTGTTAACTTTTTCTTTGCTCCCTGGATAGCACTTTTGTTCTTAGCACTTGGAGTTCCAGCATCAGTCACCCAAAACCTGCACACATCTTTATGGTACATTCTAATGGCTCCAATCTTTTGTCTAGAGCTAAAGATTTATGGGCAATGGATGTCTGGAGGACAGAGAAG CTCAAAGGAAGCAAATCCCTCGAATCATCTCTCAATTGTTGGGAATTTCGGGGGCTCATTGCTTGGTGAATCCATGGGTCTAACTGAAGGGCCAATTTTCTTCTTTGCTGTTGGATTGGCTCATTACATAGTTATGTTTGTAACTCTCTACCAGAGACTCCCAACAAATGAGACACTCCCAAAGGAACTTCATCCTGTCTTCTTTCTGTTTGTTGCTGCACCTAGTGTCGCTTCTATGGCATGGACAACGATACAAGGGTCTTTTGATCATGGATCTCGGATTTCTTATTTCGTTGCATTGTTCCTTTATTTTTCACTG GCTGTTCGCATTAATTTCTTCCGGGGCTTCAA GTTTTCATTGGCTTGGTGGGCCTACACTTTCCCTATGACAGGAGCTGCTATTGCCACCATCAGCTACTCACTTGTAGTTACCAACCTGGTGACAAAGTGCCTAGCCATCATACTTTGCGCTCTTTCTAGACTCACACTAACAGGACTGCTTGTGACAACCATCATTCATGCCTTTGTTCTGAGAGACCTTTTTCCCAATGGTATTTCCATTGCAATTAGTGAAAGACCAATACCAACTCGGAAATGGTATCTTGGAAGATCTGGTAGCTCAGATGCCAAACATATTGATCAATACCATAAGTATGTTGATTATTCTCAAGGCAAAGGTATTGAGGCTTCTCTCACACATCCAAACTCTTTTAACTAG